The region TTTCGGATTggacattaaacgggtgtcctgactcacggtggtcactaaagatcccatggcacttattgtagggttgttaaccccggtgtcctggctaaattcctaatCTGGGCCTCATATCATCAtgtccacctaatcatccccagcttccaattggctaatttctctcccctgtaactattccccaggttgttgctgtaaatgagaatgtgttcttctCAGTCAACGTACCTGGTAAAATGAGTGTGGTGAACGGAGAGTGGCGAGgaaggagaagagcagagggaAGATGTGTGTTGAGGAAGAATGGCGCCAAGTACAAACCATACTCTGATGGCTCAGAAATTGAACTTGACGAGAGTGAATTGCATGTGGTGAAGACCTCTGAACCGTGCCCTGATAATCATGCAAAGGATGATTCTGGCACAGTGGGAGtgacatttttatagaaagtggATCCCTTACTTTTGGCTGACCCATATAATTTGGGTACTGTTAAATCGGTCAAGGTAGCTCGAAGTGGAATTGTGATTTTCTGTTCTTCTTCCGCCCAGCGGGAGTTGACACTTCGCGTCACATGCCTCGGGACAAGACCTGTAACTTGCTTTGCTCTCCGGAGCMGAGTGCCTTTGTAAGGAGTGATTACTGTAGTGGCATTAAGTGTTGAGGTGGAGCAACTGAAATGTAAGATTCCCTGTGTCTGTGACACCCGCTGACCCAGTGGCGAGCGTGGTGAAACTGAGAAGACACTgtctgtccttttgagttttgaagcaAAGTCTTTATCTGACAAAGTCATGGTAGGATATGTCAGTTATCCCATGAGAGCTTTTGTGCCGATCCCACTAAGGTGTTTTAGATGCCAAGcgtatggtcatgttgcagcagtatgTGGGAGGGAAATTccgagatgtgagaagtgtgcaggagggcatggaaaaaaggaatgtgtagtatcggtggaAAAAACTGTGTGTTTCAATTGTGGGTGTGCCCATGTTACTGGGGATCAGAAGTGCCGGTGCAAGAGAGATAGGTTGATGTTGCAAAGGTCAGAGTAGAACAGAaggtcacaaaatgtcatcataatatatgcacaaaMTCACCAAAACTGTTTTGGCTGGGAAGatacgacggtggtaggcctgatcaccgatgacgacgagacagcctatagggaggaggtcagagacctggaagtgtggtgcaagaacaacaaccgctccttcaacgtcagcaagacaaaggagctgattgtggacgaCAGAAAATGTAGGGCCCGAGCACACCCCCACTCACATAGATGAGGCTGTaatggagtgggtcgagagcttcaagttcattggtggaTATCACTAAGGATcaatcatggtccacacacacaaacagtcttgaagagggcacgacaacagctCTACCCCCTCAGGATGCTGAAAGTATTTGGCATGGGCacttagatcctcaaaaagttctacagctgcaccattgccAGCATCTTCGATGGCTGCATCActgtttggtatggcaactgcttggcatccaaacgctacagagggtagtttgtACGGCCAATTACATCACTATAACCGagctccctgctatccaggacctccatactgaggtcggatgtcttagccgtgtctgaatcctggcttatgAAAACCACCAAAATCCCTGacatgtccatccctaactataacattttccgccaagatagaactgccaaagggggcggtgttgcaatctactgcagagatagcctgcagagttctgtcttactatccaggtctgtaccaaaacaattcgagcttctacttctaaaaattcacctttcgagaaacaagtctctcaccgttgccacttgctatagaccaccctctgcccccagctgtgccctggacaccatatgtgaattgattgctccccatttatcttctgagctcgtgctgctaggtgacctaaactgggacatgcttaacacacaaattatcaatgaacctaccaggttcagccccaaatccgtaaacacgggcaccctcatagatgttaTCCTAACTAAcccgccctccaaatacacctctgctgttttcaaccaagatctcagcgatcactgcctaattgcctgcatccgtaatgggtctgcggtcaaaggaccacccctcatcactgtcaaacgctccctaaaacaattCTGCGAAACGGCCTTTCAaattgacctggccggggtatcctggaatgacattgacctcatcccgtcagtagaggatgcctggttattctttaaaagtgccttcctcaccatcttatatAAGcacgccccattcaaaaaaatgtagaactaggaatagatatagcccttggttcactccagacctctctgcccttgaccagcacaaaaacatcctgtggcgttctgcattagcatcgaatagccgccgtgatatgcaactttttagggaatttaggaaccaatatacacaggcagttaggaaagttaaggctagctttttcaaacagaaatttggatcctgtagcacaaactccaaaaagttctgggacactgtaaagtccatggagaataagagcacctcctcccagctgcccactgcactgaggctaggaaacactgtcactaccgataaatccacaataattgagaatttcaataagcatttttctacggctgaccatgctttccacctggctacccctaccccggtcaacagccctgcgctccccacagcaactcgcccaaacctcccccacttctccttcacccaaatccagatagctgatgttctgaaagagcggcaaaatctggacccctacaaatcagccgggctagacaatctggactctctccttctaaaatgatctgccgaaattattgcaacccctatcactaacctgttcaacctctctttcgtatcgtctgagattcccatagattggaaagctgccgcggtcatccccatcttcaaagagggagacactctagacccaaactgctacagacctatatctatcctaccctgcctttctaaggtctttgaaagccaagttaacaagcagattactgaccatttcgaatctcaccataccttctccgctataaaatctggtttcagagctggtcatggatgcacctcagccacgctcaaggtcctaaacgatatcataaccgccatcgataagagacattactgtgcagccgtattcatcgacctggctaatgctttcgaatctgtcaatcacaacattcttattggcagactcaacagccttggtttctcaaatgattgcctcgcttggttcaccaactacttctccgatagagttcagtatgtcaaatcggagggcctgttgtccggacctctggcagtcactatgggggtgccacagggttcaattctcgggccaactctcttctctgtatacatcaatgatgtcgctctcgctgctggtgattctttgatccacctctacgcagacgacaccatttggtatacctctggcccttgtgttaacactgtgttaactaacctccagacgagcttcaatgccaaacaactctccttccgtggcgtccaactgctcttaaatgcaagtaaaactaaatgcatgctcttcaaccgatcgctgcccgcacctgcccgcccatccagcatcactactctggacggttctgacttagaatatgtggacaactacaaatacttagtctggttagactgtaaaactctccttccagacatctccaatccaaaatgtatttcctatttcgcaacaaagcatcattcactcatgctgccaaacataccctcgtaaaactgaccattctaccaatcctcgacgatgtcatttaaaaaatagcctccaacactctactcaacaaattggatgcagtctaccacagtgccatccgttttgtcactaaagccccatatactacccaccactgcgacctgtatattctcgttggctggccctcgcttcatactcatcgccacacccactggctccaggtcatctacaagtctctgctaggtaaagcccagccttatcttagctcgctggtcaccatagcagcacccacctgtagcacgcgctccagcaggtatatctctctggtcacccccaaagccaattcctcctttggccgcctctccttccagttctctgctgccaatgactggaacgaactacaaaaatctctgaaacgggagactcttacctccctcactagctttaagcaccagctgtcagagcagctcacagatcactgcacctgtacatagctcatctgtaaatagcccatccaatctacctcatccccatactgtatttatcttgctcctttgcaccccagtatctcaacttgcacattcatcttctgcacatcctatcattccagtgttttacttgatatattgtatttacttcgccaccatggccttgttttgcctttacctcccttatctcacctcatttgctcacattgtatatagacttatttttctactgtattattgactgtatgtttgttttactccatgtgtaactctgtgttgttgtatgtStcgaactgctttgctttatcttggccaggtcgcaattgtaaatgagaacttgttctcaactagcctacctggtgaaataaaataaataagaaataatGGCCTTCGttattttggaggaaaaacgggggatgcttgcaagccaaagaacaccatcccaaccgtgaagcccgggggtggcagctcatgttgtgggggtgctttgctgcaggaggactggtgcacttcataaatagatggcatcatgggggagtaaaattatgtggatatattgaagcaacatctcaagacatctacttccaaagttgtggcaaaatgggttcaggacaacaaagtcaaggtattggagtggccatcacaaagtcctgacctcaacccatagaaaatgtgggaagaactgaaaaagcatgtgcgagaaaggaggcctgactccgttacaccagctctgtcagtaggaatggtccaaaattcacccaactatttgtgggaagcttatggaggCAACCCGAAATGTTgtgagttaaacaatttaaaaggcaatgctaccaaatactaattgagcgtatgtaaacgtctgactcactgggaatgtcatgaaagaaataaaagctgaaataaatcaatcattctctctactatattcagacatttcacattcttaaaatctctgattaaatgtcaggaattgtgaaaaatatttgactaaggtgtatgtaaacttccgacttcaactgtatatacagtgccttcggaaagtattcagaccccttgactttttccacatttgttaggttacagccttatttaaaatagatgaacccccccccccccccccaatctacacaACAATACCCaaataatgacaaggcaaaaacaggttttcaaatgtttttgcaaatttatttaaaaaaatctaaaactgaagtatcacatttacataagtattcagaccctttactcagtactttgttgaagcacgtttggcagcgtttacagccttgtgtcttcttgggtttgacgctacaagcttggaacacctgtatttggggagtttctcccattcttctcagcagatcctctcaagctctgtcaggttggatgtggagttgctgcacagctattttcaggtctcaccagagatgttcaatcaggttcggGCTCAGGGTAGgttgggccacacaaggacattcagagacttgtcctgaagccactcctgtgttgtcttggctgtgtgcttaggatcgttgtcctgttggaaggtgaacctttgccccagtctgaggtgctgagtaCTCTgcagcagattttcatcaagcatctcccTGTAccttgctacgttcatctttgcatcgatcctgactagcctcccagtcctgccactgaaaaacttccccacagcatgatgctgctgtaacagtataactttagaccgtcccctcgccccgacccgggcgcgaaccagggaccctctgcacacataaacaacagttacccacgaagcgtcgttacccatcgctccacaaaagccgcggcccttgcagagcaaggggaaccactacttctaggtttcagagcaagtgacgtaaccgactgaaaggctgctagcgcgcaccaccgctaactagctagctatttcacatccgttacactgccaccaccatgcttcaccgtagggatggtgccaggtctcctccagacgtgacgcttggcattcaggccaaagagttcaatcttgggttcatcagaccagagaatcttgtttctcatggtctgagtgtctttgggtgccttttggcaaactccaagccatCTGtcatgctgcagagatggtcatccttctggaagattctcccatctccacagaggaactctagagctctgtcagagtgaccatcgggttcttggtcatctccctgaccaagacccttctcccccgattgctcagtttggccacgtggccagctccaggaagagtcttggtggttccaaacttcttccatttaagaatgatggaggccattgtgttcttggRgaccttcaatgctgcagaaatgttttggtacccttccccagatctgtgtctcaacacaatcctgtctcagagctctacggacaattccttcgacctcatggcttgggttttgctcggGCAtacacggtcaactgtgggaccttatatagacagttgtgtaaCTTTCCAaatcatcccggagtcgcctcttcactgttgacgttgagactaaaggtcgaccgattaatcggcacgGCTGATTAGTTATGGccgaagttttcataacaaatcggtaatctgcccttttggatgccgattatggccgattacattgcaatccacgaggagactgcgtggcaggctgaccacctgttacgcgagtgcagcatcaaaaggaccttgtggctgcaaggagccatggtaagttgctagctagcaataaacttgtcttataaaaaacaatcaatcttcacataatcactacttaactacacatgattgatgatattactaggttaacaagcttgtcctgcgttgcatataatcaaagcggtgcctgttaatttgccatcaaatcacagcctacttcaaattcgccaaacgggtgatgatttaacaaaagcacatttgcgaaaaaagcacaatcgttgcacaaatgtacctaaccacaaacatcaacgcctttcttaaaattaatacacagaagtatatttttttaaacctgcatatttagttaaaataaatgcatgttagcaggcaatattaacaacGGAAATTGTGCCACTTCCCTTCGTTCAGTGCAAGCAAAGTCAGGGTatgtgcagcagtttgggccacctggctcgttgcgaactgtgtgaagaccatttcctaacaaagaccgtaattaatttgccagaatattacataattatgacataacattgaaggttgtgcaatgtaacagcaacatttagacttagggttgccacccgttcgataaaaaagaaaaaggttccgtatttcactgaaagagtaaacattttgttttcgaaatgaaggtttccagatttgaccatattaatgaccaaaggctcgtatttctgtgtatttattataattaagtctatgatttgatatagcagtctgactgagcggtggtaggcaggagcaggctcgtaagcattcattcaaacagcattttactgcgtttgccagcagctcttagcaatgctgtaggcacagtgctgtttatgacttcaagcctatcaactcccgagattaggctggcaatactaaagtgcctataagaacatccaatagtcaaaggtacatgaaatgcaaatggtatagagagaaatagttgacgcgtcataattcctataataactacaacctaaaacttcttaactgggaatattgaagactcatgttaaaaggaaccaccagctttcatatgttctcatgttctgagcaaggaacttaaacgttagcctttttacatggcacatttttactttcttctccaacactgtatttttacattatttaaaccaaattgaacatgtttatttatttgagaccaaatagatttttatttatgtattatgttgaaataaaagtgttcattcagtattgtaattgtcattattacaaatatatatatatatatgaaaatcgcccgattaattggtatcagctttttttggtcctccaataatcggtatcggcgttgaaaaatcataatcagtcgacctctagaatctagtactgaaagcataagctacagctagctagcacagcagtgcataaaatgtggtgagtagttgactcaaagagagagaaagacaatagttgaacagttttgaacaaattcaccTCTTCCAAAATGAAGAAGAGAGATTGTCTTCTTTTTAAACTTTCCGTTTCAATTATGTAGCTagtaaatgcagctagctagttttgcctattcaaacagagggatgctatgttagctagctggttatgactatccaacacaacactggaactattccaattcaaggtaagcttttggtttgactaatttattgccaccggggcctccTGGtttaagtgctaaactgcttactgactgtacactgtaacattactgcattattgtagcaggtttactaacctgttagttctattagctatgttgattgatgttactttagctaatatggtgacaacaatgtaggctgtctgtagcagttatgatatggcttggaaagttttttttgcctggttaAATGCAGCTGATGTGTTGTACATTGAAGTCCagaagtgaagggaaaaggtgagaggaagagagcgcatagatgcgagaaggaacacaatgtggctgctatgaaagtgcaCTSTGTTTACGCgttatcaggggtgtattcattccttccgattctgttgaaaaaWKTTTCTTAAACGAATGCAAACGGAACGAAACtgagataaacatacctgaatttgtccaatggaaactcttgtttgcaactgttggactaatgattacactctagatcagctagatgcaggcaagagtgtgcaaggcagtattgaatgtgtcaccgtctgtccatgtgtcactgtctgtcaactcaaatgtttctctcgacctTTGTttacctacgttgtaaactttcattcataggctaggttgtagcaaactCATGATGGGTAAAGGGATCATttcagtatcatgtagtagcctaaaccttttacattgaactgggtgaatgggatATGAATgccagtcatccaatatgctgtaatataaataaggccatgctcataaaatatgttttgttctccctcatcttaaacgccCCCGACCGCTACTGTACCTGTCTCCTGTTATGTTGACTCAAGAAGGTGAGGAGAGTTGTAGCTAATACAACCTAGCAGTTTATAAAGAATGTGGATAGTCTTGTTCTTTCTACATAACAGTATTCTCTCTTGAACGGAGTTCCTCGAGTTTCCCTGCCCTAGCCTGTATAGGCCATATGCCTGTGCTCGATATCGACATACATGTATTGctttaaaatatgtattattgGGACTGGCAGCTAAACTTATCAACACTAAATAGACACTTCTTAAATATACATGTCACAATTCCAGACATAACAATGCACAATGTATATTTTCTGACCATTTATCCGCTCACTTTGCCTGCATTACTTTACGTTGACGCGAGAGAAATAGGCTTGCTTTCTAATTTGAAGTAACGTTACATGGCGGCGTTGACGCTCGCGGCCCGTCTGTTCTCTCTCatttctgttctctctcattcAGTTCGGTACATTCTAATTCCAGCGTATACACGCTCGTAAAAAGAAACACTTTTCGTTTGATTTTGGCTTTAGAGTAAACTGAAGCCAGTGTGCTAACGTTACTGTAGTTCCACCTCTTCCTTCCCAATACAATCCAATTTGTCAGACTGAAGCTCCAACTTGTTGAGCAGGCGCTTGTAACTACCAATCAAAATATAAGTAGTTAGTAAGATAGCCACTATCTAGTAAGCTAGACAGATATAAATAGCTAAAGAAATGCAGTAATGTGtggtaactagctaacgttagattgcAAGCTTAACCACGGGCTTTGGCTGAACAGAGTTTATGCTAAGGAGACTGCGATGTGTACACATTTATTAGCTAAAATAACCAATTGTTTAAGTACCTTTAAGAACACCAGAAGTAACTCACCATGTGACAATCCAAATATTCGTCGAAATTGTGGTTTATGGATATTGTGACATTTATTTTACGTAGCTAGCTACCATTTCATTCAAAAGGCAAAGCAAAGACAGTGGGCAAAGCGTCCTCCAAAACACCATTCTTCCGGTAGACTAGCGTTCCGGTAGGTGATTGGCTCATTCAAAACTTTGCTGGTCTGTGAATGGAGCAAAGAGCTGACCTTTGGTGGAGTTCTGTTCCACGTTGTCGGTAGCAACGGGtccctacaaatcaaatcaaatcacattttatttttcaaacgCGCCGAATAtcgcaggtgtagaccttaccgtgaattgcttacttacaaggccttaaccaacaatgcagtgttaAGAATAagacttaagaaaatatttacaaaataaataaataataaataaaagagcaacaataaaataacgctATGTACATCTTTACAGTCCACTTTTCCTAAATATCTAGCTGTTCAATGTCACATTTTACTGCACCTTGTATTATTTTAAAACCCTTCCACTCTTCCTGTTGAGTGTAAAGAAATATTGGCAAGACATTAAATCCAGTAAATAATTTAGTCATGCAGGACACAATAATTTAAGTACTTTTACTTCTAGTATGACTAAATGTACAGCAAAGCCTTCACAACATTTACTTGATACTTATATATTAAAAAGGACTGAAATTGAAAGGAATACATTATATGTAAATTTACTAAAGCACAGTCCTTCACAAATACAGAGTGCATGTTAGTCCAATGCAACACTTATGTCCTTATCTACTTCTATACTCTTAACAAATGCATAGAATGGTGTTTCACAGCTGCCATTGACATTTACCTGAATTCCATTGCACAGTACGTACTTAATATTATTAATTTTTAAAGATTTACTGTTAACTAGCATAGATGATAGACTAGTATTATTGTGGTTCTTACTAACAAAACATAGCAGAAAAAAAATCTCAATCACATTATCAGATGGTTGAGATATGAAACGAATAGGTGAAATTACATAGTAATAGCTTTGAATAAAGGTCCATTGGTAAAGGTCCAAGGTACATTTCCTCTAATCAAACATTAATATATTCTTATATCATCTAGCTTGTCAAATGTGTGGTTCTGGTTTACTATCGCAGACAACCCTATGTAATATAAATGAATGAGTTTCCAGGGCATAGATTCATGGGGTCAAATACCAAAGTGATAAAATTCAATACAGGTCTTTGTCATAAGGTATGTCATGTCCAATTGAGTGGTGGAAATCCACTGCCAGGGTTTGTTCTCTCCGATGGTAACGGTTGTGGAACAGATGTGTGAAGTCATTCTGGTGCAGAAAGTTCCTCCTACAGGTAACTCATAACAGTTCCTTTCTTTCCAACCTGATGTGGCTCCAGTGCGTAGAACCTGATCATGACCCTGTGGAATACAAGTTCACCTACAATTAGATTCATGCATTGAAAACCATATACAGAAGACCATGTGGCTATAATTTAAATCTACTAAATGCAATATTCTATTTATGCAATATCAAATGCAATATAAAGTCAATACATACTTTGAATGCTATATGGTGTTGCAAGATCTCCTGTGCAACCCCTTACAGGCATAGGTAGTTAGGCTATAATCAATACCTCATGGTAGTAATAACCTAGACATATGAACTGTCCATAAATCCAGACACACCATGGCATAACAGATAACTGCAAATTTTCATCTGTTTGAGTCAAAGTTGAGTTGGGCTCTAAAGAGTCTGCAGGCAAGCTGGGTACAGGAACTTGCAGTGTACAGGAACTGACATACAGAGACACTCCATCTTTCAATCTGAGATAAGGTATCATATGACATACTGCCCTTTATCCACACCAATGCAGAAATGCAAAATCCTCTTAACTTAtgcataaaacatatttttctgtCATTAGAACAGAGCCAAAGCCTGCAGTAAAGGATAGTACTAAGCTCMAAAATAAATGATTTGTAGCATAATCAGCTTCTAACCGGTCTTCAGTAAGTCCAAGTTCTCCTGTAAGGAAAGGGAAGATATTGGCACTGTGTTCCTTGTTCTTCTCAGCAGTGTCAGTGACACCGATGGCAGACACAGACAGTATCACGCAAGGAGCACAAGTTCCACCCATGAGCATTGGCAGTCCTGGTTTCACCACCAACATCATTCTCTGCATGGGAAACAGACAACATAAAATACACACAAGCACCATTGTTGAATAgaattagctagctaggctatatCTAAGTATTTAAATATGGACACTGGGGTTAAAACCTTCATAGCCgccaactacagtgccttcagaaagtattcacacccttgactttttccacattttgttgtgttactgcctgaaattaaaatggattaagttgagattttgtgccactggccttcacacaataccccatgatgtcaaagtggaattatgtttttagacatttttacaaatggaacactgaaatgtcttgagtcaataagtattcaacccctttgttaaggcatgcctaaataagtacaggagtaaaaatgtgtttaacaagtcatataataagttgcactGTGTGCAGTAagtgtttaaaattatttttgaatgactaccttctctgtaccccacaattatcgctaaggtccctcagtcgggcagtgaatttcaaacacagtttcaaccacaaagaccagggagtttttccaatggCTCGCAAAGGCCACGGTGaagctattaattacactttggatggtgtatcaatacacccagttacatacaaagatacatgcgtccttccaaactcacttgccggagaggaaggaaaccgctcagatttcaccatgaggccaatggtgactttaaaacagttagtttaatggctgtgataggagaaaactgaggatggatcaacaacattgtagttactccacaatactaacctaaatgacagtgtgaaaagaacgaagcctgtacagaatacaaatattccaaaacttgcatcctgtttgcaataaggcactaggGCGGTCCCTGACTAAAAAAAGATCTTAGTCGACCAATTGATTGGTTGAAattttaaaacgtgtatttttccatatacagACACACCCTGTATTTGAAAAAAATCAACTATATAATCAtggagcttgtctgatgctttaatgagtgcactgtttgatgaaataaaaacaaaatctcTGACAAAGGCTGTGAgaccgatacgtaaagcttactaaagagcagtgatactatcaagagcagtgtgcgggtttcttcagtttctgatgaaataagacacaaatgaaTCAATAGAGAGCCAGAGACCAAGAAAACCTGTCCCGACAATCCTCCTCCGGCTTTCACAGATTCTACCGTTAGTCTCCTGCAGTTGCCTGTAATACGAAGACTTTA is a window of Salvelinus sp. IW2-2015 linkage group LG5, ASM291031v2, whole genome shotgun sequence DNA encoding:
- the LOC111963780 gene encoding D-dopachrome decarboxylase-A isoform X2, whose product is MPFIDLESNLPESTFSEDFLKKLCSKTAAVLGKPEERMMLVVKPGLPMLMGGTCAPCVILSVSAIGVTDTAEKNKEHSANIFPFLTGELGLTEDRVMIRFYALEPHQVGKKGTVMSYL
- the LOC111963780 gene encoding D-dopachrome decarboxylase-A isoform X1, which codes for MPFIDLESNLPESTFSEDFLKKLCSKTAAVLGKPEEVLGNTYIRGLIEEKAETLVTHICDQLFQKRMMLVVKPGLPMLMGGTCAPCVILSVSAIGVTDTAEKNKEHSANIFPFLTGELGLTEDRVMIRFYALEPHQVGKKGTVMSYL